DNA sequence from the Euwallacea fornicatus isolate EFF26 chromosome 2, ASM4011564v1, whole genome shotgun sequence genome:
TATCAAGTGGGTGGAAAGCAGAGGTGGATGCCAGCGAAAGTGAGAGTTGTGGGATAATGGTGATTTCAAAGCTGCATACTCACAAACagatttgtcaattttatcAGAGTGGATTTGTTTCAAAGGAATGTGTTAAACAGTGCATTAAATTGCTTCTGCGACAGTGTGATAGTTTGGTTCCAGTTGTACAAAAGTGCCTAGTGAAGGGGATTGTAAGCAACATAAAGAAGTGATTTTGGTAGTATttgttttgcaaataaatgaattattctttattaattttgttccaaTTTCCCAAACTGTCAGGACAGCATCTCAAGAcgtttttagatatttttttattgctgtttCGTAAATCAACAAATGGGcgttaatttcgaaaaaaacacttttccagttattattataaatggaGGTATGATATACTGATACAATTACTAGTTGTTTGTGTGtccaataataattgttacatAATTGAAATCCTGTGTGTTTGTTGTCAATCCACTTggataatttctttttttaggtATAGTACTGTGTAGTAAATATCTAATGCATATTTATAAtaccattttcaatttttggcgTTTATACAGcatgtttcattttataagATGATGTGATTTTCGCGAACTTTGCCTACATTTTTCTGATCCGAACACACTCACATGCTATAATCGAATTAATCGCATatacgaaattttcatcaaaattatcgattatttatttaaataggtcatagaagaacttaaaaaattaaacattccgAATTATTCATCGCTTTAACAAAACGATAAACAAAGCCTCACACTTTTTCCTTGGTCAGGGGTTTTGTGTCCTTCGAGCTTTTCGGGTCTTTTACAGCCACATCAATCTCGATCTCCCTCTCCCCTCCCACAAGAGTAACAAAGGGCATATCATTCTGATACTCTGGGTTGGTCACAGGTATTTCATTGACACCGGCTATAAAACGcaaagacaaaaattttaattctcataTTCCTTAATTGTTGACTTACCTGACCAAGAGGGGGCTATCGCCCCCTGATTGTAAAACGAACTGAAGTTTCCAACTGCATAAGATGTAGCGTTGATTTGAGGCCAATTTTGGCTTGCAATAGATTGAGACGCTATTGGAAACGGTGCTGAGATTCCACCATATCCGAAGCCATTTCCAAAACTGAAAGGCAGATTTTTAATGTTGAAAAGAAGTTACCtattttgttggtttttaCCCAAATCCCCCCATGCCGGGCCCAAACATGCCCCCCCCAAAGCCTCCCCAGCAGCCTTGTGAAGATTGCATGCAAGGATGCAAATATGGAGATTGGTAGAAAGGTCCTTGCCGGTAAAGGGGCCCGACATTGAAGTTGTCGTAGCACTGTGGCGAACAAGTCTTATAATTCTATAAtaagaagttttattttatttttgattaccCAGGGTTGATTTTACTACATTTTCTTCTACCCGTATTTCGGGAACCGCATGAGATATTACAATTCCGTTTAGATGCCCTTATAATGCTCGTCCAGGCGATTCATTTAAGCTATTATGTAAGAAAATTGTCTTGTTAGTTCTCGAGATAGTAAtcctcaaatttggaaaagtgaTTATGAAGTAGGAGTGTCTCTATAGatatgggaaaaaaatatatcagatTAAAGATATTTATGTGGTGTTTGCTAGtttaaaaaggtttttgcaaGTCTCGGTTTGCCACTGCTTTCATCTACTATAAGTTGGAAAACTTCTCAACGCATCATACGCCTATTTTCACTTGAGCAGTACGACGCCACTGTAGAACTCGGTTTCagtctgaaaaaaattcaatcacgtcgaaaaatcgatattataaaaatatcaagaTGCAGGGCCAAAGGGAGCATTTGCACAAAGGATAAAACATTTAGAAACAACACTTTCTGAAATTGcgcaatacaaaaaaaatcaaacattcgCCTTTGTAAATCCTATATGTTTCGacatatttacaatatattgcaaaattcCTAATATACAATGTCATATGAAGGAACACATACAACATTACCTGTATATTGGGATTGAAATAATGCCCATAACAGCCATGGCAGTCTGCAGATGGTTGAATGCCGCAACTAACATAAGGCCAGCTACTCGTATAAATACATTTGGGTTGCGGTTGGGGGATATAAGTAGTTTGTTGCTGGCAATTTGTAGGATTGCCTACAATCTCCCTCAATCAAACACGTTAAACTCATATCAATATTTCTTACCATAACCATCCACAGAGTTGCACACTTGCCTATTTTCCTGGTGTACGATATTGGACGTGCAATAATCCCCACATTGCTTGGACCTCGTGTGGTAGCACCGACCATTACCATTCGTTTGGTCGTTAACGCATTGTCTAGGCCCAATAACTACACAGCAATTGCTCTCCTCAAGCAAAGTGATATTATTTCTGTTGGTGTAGGTCATGTTGATTGGAATGTCCATGTGTTGAGTATTGTTAACGATGCTCTTAATGTTAATGATGGTGGTGATGTTCGGAGAGTTGTTGTTGTTGACTGACGTGGAGTGCTGGTTGGAGTCGCCTCCTCCCGTATTAATGGTCGGTCCAGGGACTGGAACGTACACGATCTCCTTCTCTTGCTTCACGGCTTTATAGCAGGAATGGCGACAGTTGATGCGACATTCGCTACTACGGCATTCGGAGTTGCACTGCTTGTGGCAGCAATGAGAATGGTGGCACTGGACGTAATTGTTACAGCAGGAGTTGCAGCAAGAGTCACATGGGCCTGCGGAAGAAGACAATTGTTCTAAGACTATGCAGGAGGAAAGCTGAGATGCTAGGAGACGTGCTACACTGCTGGGTAGAATTTTTGATCCAAGTGTTCCAGGTACAGAACaagcataaataaataacgaaGTTTTTACTACTTTCATGCTTCCCCGGGTACTGCACTGTTTTGATTCACATCAATTTTGAAGTCTGGGTTTCCCTTaaaattctttgaattttttctttttacctAAATCAGCAGTACGCATCGATCATCCGAGTTTCTGTGAATTTCTTAAGAGGGACGTGATGGAATTCTACCGAAATTATCACCCTTTCATGTCTCTTTCGATACGATACTGTCTTGACTCTAATTCACTTTCAATTATCATTATTTGCTAATAGCTTTTCTGTTTCCATAGAAGTCAGAAGCGTGTATGGATCGTccgaataattattacaaatttttaaagaagaaCTTAATGATATTCTTTAGTTTTGTTGCCGTTTTAGTTCTCTCTTTTCGCACGATACTGtctaaattaatattcttaTTCTTGTGGTCTATAGTATTCAGTGGTATGCCAGCTTTTCAGACACGAAgaaatgaacattttattaaatctgtGCGTTTCATCGCAGATAAacgttcaaaaaattttaaagtagcTGAAAAATCCTAGTTAACATCCACAAATAATGAGGCCTCTCCGTGTTTTAAATCCAGATGATTTTCTATTGAGGCCTCTTTAGGCAAGcctcaaatattaaattaaacattccCTGTTGTCGTCAGTTCTAATCTTAGAGAGGTAATCGAACGTGCAGCCTCCTGTAGTTATGCGCATATTCTCCTTGAAGAATAAAAGGACGCGGGTCTTTCAAAGGAAGGAGATGATTCATGGGGATATCAAGGAGACATTGGAGATTTCGGACGCTTTTGGATTTTTACGAAGGTGTAAATGGGCAGAAATCGAGTGAGGAATGGGAGGTGGCTTTGGGGCAGAATTTCAGTGAGGCAGAGCTCTCGGGAAGATTCAATACTCAAGATAGTCTatctctttttctggaaaaccgCTTTAGGAAGCAGTGTTTGAGGTagataaaaatagaaataatcaaGTGGACTTGCAACAGTTCATTGCTGCCATGTTAGAGTTAATGGAGGAATATGAGAATGAGAAAATCATCAAAGGAATAGGTCGTCATAACTCcgaacattattttttttaatgaaacgtGATCTTCGACATAGATGGAAAAGGGTTTATTTTAGTGGCAAACCCCAAAAGGGCTATCATAAGCCTAGGAGTAGAGTTCAATAATGTGGAGTGCGATAAGATAAGAGTTGGATGAAAACGGTCCGGTTACTCTAGAAGAATTCATAAGACAGCTGCTGCTCAAGTTCATGTAGAATCaatgttaatgaaataaatacaggaaaattacaaaaaatcttGGGTCTCACCTCCGCATAAGCTGTAAGAGCATCCCTCGCAGTCGCACTCGTAACAGTTGCTGTCATATTGGCAATTGTCTTGGTTGCGCTTCATGCGGGCGCGCACGCAGTGGATGTAGTTAGCACTGTCGGATTCAAGACAGGATTTTTCGTGCCTCTTCTTTACCTCCAAGCAGGACAGACATAGAGATGTTCCCAGAAGGCAAGCGAAGGTGAGAATCCATAGTATGCGACACATCTGAGTGCGTAgagtttgatttttaattttcaagtattttttggGTAGGCTTAAAGGTTCGCCATTAATTAGAGGTATTTTTGAAGGCAATCATTTTATGGATTCGCGAGATATCGCTTCTAAAAGTTCCAGTAAcattttccattgaaaaaataaggggAGGGAAAAATCATGCGTTTTATAACTATTCAAAGGTTTTCCCAAAGTGTGATATGATTAAAGATTTAAAAGTCTGATTGGTACAATCAGGTTTAGACAAATCAGATCTATCCTGCACACTCGCACTTAGTGCAATTGCAATAGACTGATCACAAAGACATAATGGCAGTGTTTACCGCATTTACCAAATTGAGTTCAGAAATTACCCTCTCGGTGTGTGTGTTTTGGTtcttaaacaatattttttctataatatttaaataatttccgGTTTgaatagttaattttttattctcttgaACACACACGTAAGCCCACTCACGCCTGTGGCTTAAgtgttattaaataaaatatttttttctatgcaCTTTCGACTTTCTTcatacaaaaatgtaaatttctggCCTTTTAAGGTCACGAAAATCGAGTGTTTTTATCAACAACGCCAGTGTCgcacgtaattttttattattataatacaattttttatagtGAATTTATTGTGTAGTGCTTTCAGCTCAAAAGTCCTGTTTAGTACACCTATGATGTTATTCTTAGCAAGTAATAGTCATATTTCTATAGAGAAAGGAAAAATAGGTAGTAAGTTCGAGTAACAAAATCATAGGCatacgttcaatttttttcagtaaaaattcttttaccCTCAGAAAGTTTTATGTGTTTCATCAAGAACTCCTTCGTCAGTACATCTTGATCATTAGAGACGCGTATTAATGTCATCTTTTCTTCGTACTTCAGAAATTCTCCTAAACTTTAGGGCTGAATTTAAAGAACACAGTAACTCGTAACCGAAAAATTGTCCTTTATAGGGAAAATTCACCATATACGATCGATACATCCCACCTTGTAAGACCGTGAAACTTACAGTTACCTAAAATATCGACCAAACAGCTCTGCCAGCAAGCACAATTCTCTCTTAATAAAGATTGTCGCTTTTATCCAAAAAGAATAGTTTCGAAAATGGTGATCCTGCACGTAAAACACAAAGACGAAAACCAGTTCCTTTTTGAGACATCTTTGGCTACCCCTGTGGACGAATTGCTGCCCAAAATCACCGCTATTTACAATGGACGGCTGAAAGTCCACAGAATCTGCATGGAGATAGAAGAACTAGCCAAATATGGCACTCTCTTGCCTCCTGGTAATTATGCCTACCGTTTTTtgatttctaaatatttattttggaacCACAGAAATCATGGGTCTCACTGAGGATCAAGTGGAAGAGCTGAAGCTAAAAGACGATTGGGGTGATAAATGCACCCCCAGTGGAGGCTTTAATATTCACAGAGATCCAGTGGGGCGCAGAAACGGAAAACAGCCAAAGAAGCAGATGCAAGATGTCCTCGACAAGGCTATCAAAGACGCCAAGGAGATGATCTCCAAGTCTTTGGTCaatcaagaaaaattgatGACAATAAAGATTGTACAAGAGGCCTTAAATCTCCTCAAAGGAGCTGTTATGATAGTGTACCCCATGAAGCTGCCACCTCATGACATAATCCGCATGGAGTTCGAGAATATTGAGGATTTGAGCGGGACTCAAGCTTCTTTAGATGTGATTGATCCGGCAACTGCTCAGTTGTGGTTTTGTGGGAAGGAGATGTATCGAAACGAGAAGAAGCTCGGAGATTATGTGGGAAAAATCGAAACCTGCAAGGTTGTTTACTATACGGGAAAAAATTGGAGGCATATGGTCAATTTGGTTTATATACTACAGGTAATTGTGAAGCTCTCCAAGAAGGGGGAAGGTCCTCCGGGAAGAGAGCCCGTCATGTCGGAGGAGGACCGTAAGCAGTTGATGATGCACGCTTATCGCAGGCAGGAAGAACTGAAAAAACTCGCCGAAGATGATGACGATGAGTATATGAACTCTGAATGGGCAGATAGTACCAATTTGAAGAAATCCTTTCATGGATTGCATAATATTTCCTGGAGGCCGGGAGCCAAATAATGCAGTGCTAGAacatattacttttatttaacagatcaataaaaaatcgtttttcagCTAACTTATATGGTGTTGGTTTTAGATAACAAGTTAAATAATACCTTATGTGATAGTTCTGTATTTGCATTGCACTTCCCTGACCTGGTTAATATTATTAGTATTTGATTAGGTAATGGCTCTTTTgggtaatattttattgcatcaAAAGGAAATTATCTATCGATCAATCAAGCAATAACGTTATTAATAGTTTACCAAGAGATTTAGTTATTTGATCTTTTTATCGAGAAATCGACGGATAGTTAGGATAGTCCCATGAGGAGGATGCATGAAGTAGATCAAGACTATGCGAGCTGGCTCTGACAAacttgaattaattttgaactAGTCAACAATCTTTTGGGTCTTAGTAGTCATACCTACCACTCTCTTAatcctaaataattttttgggaCATCACGGATATCCTGGGTTTCCCCGAGCATTCAGTGAATGAGCTCAAGTCGTAGCTcctaatttgattaaaaatatttgttactcgatttttttattgagggCCGAACGGGCGGATAGCATACGCGAAGAtatcaattttatcaaaaaatatagaatttaGCTCACAAACAAAATGCTAAATTTCTTATCTAAAAGAACTTAGTTTCGGACATTCTATTCCGAATCCCGAGCTGTGATTGAAAGTTATccaaaatgttattttcataTATCCTTATTTTCCTCGGATTCTCGAAGAGACCCCTACGGATCATCTAAACGAGACCAAGAGGCTTCCAAGAAGCCTCTCATTGCTCTGAGAacagacatttttaaaaccaaGTTTCAAGGATTTAAGTAATTATCGAAggatttgttaataaaattgcaatttaaatcTAAGCGCGGCGCTTACCATTTCAGAAGGTCTTGAATCTCTTAAGCACACTGTAGTTCCTTGTCTTTAACAGAACTCCAAAAACGCACTTCCACCTTAAAGCCCTGACTGCTCGTGAATGTTTACAGCTGATAAGTTCTCACAATTCTtacttaagaaatttttatgacTTATTCGAATATGTGGGTCAGGGATATCGTTAGGTGTATACCACAGACTACAGtaccttttttatttaggtATATAGCTGATAATGTGCATGATAAGGATGTAGAGATTAGAGGACTCTTTGCCCACTGGATCAAGGCTGTAAATTTGCAAAGTAATAGAAGCAAGATGTGGTAACGTGTTTTGCTTaaaacactttaaaattttcttaattcgaTGGTGGCCTAATATTAATATTGGGTGTCCAGGCGAACCCTGTGCATAGAAGATTAACAGGGGATCTCCaagtaaaactttttcaattgaataatGCGTGCaggtacaaaaaaaataaaaacctactTTCCGTGTTTATCTTCTATGCTCAGGGTACGCCTGGAC
Encoded proteins:
- the LOC136346925 gene encoding cilia- and flagella-associated protein 298 isoform X1 is translated as MVILHVKHKDENQFLFETSLATPVDELLPKITAIYNGRLKVHRICMEIEELAKYGTLLPPEIMGLTEDQVEELKLKDDWGDKCTPSGGFNIHRDPVGRRNGKQPKKQMQDVLDKAIKDAKEMISKSLVNQEKLMTIKIVQEALNLLKGAVMIVYPMKLPPHDIIRMEFENIEDLSGTQASLDVIDPATAQLWFCGKEMYRNEKKLGDYVGKIETCKVIVKLSKKGEGPPGREPVMSEEDRKQLMMHAYRRQEELKKLAEDDDDEYMNSEWADSTNLKKSFHGLHNISWRPGAK
- the LOC136346901 gene encoding uncharacterized protein, which produces MMCRILWILTFACLLGTSLCLSCLEVKKRHEKSCLESDSANYIHCVRARMKRNQDNCQYDSNCYECDCEGCSYSLCGGPCDSCCNSCCNNYVQCHHSHCCHKQCNSECRSSECRINCRHSCYKAVKQEKEIVYVPVPGPTINTGGGDSNQHSTSVNNNNSPNITTIINIKSIVNNTQHMDIPINMTYTNRNNITLLEESNCCVVIGPRQCVNDQTNGNGRCYHTRSKQCGDYCTSNIVHQENRQVCNSVDGYGNPTNCQQQTTYIPQPQPKCIYTSSWPYVSCGIQPSADCHGCYGHYFNPNIQNYKTCSPQCYDNFNVGPLYRQGPFYQSPYLHPCMQSSQGCWGGFGGGMFGPGMGGFGFGNGFGYGGISAPFPIASQSIASQNWPQINATSYAVGNFSSFYNQGAIAPSWSAGVNEIPVTNPEYQNDMPFVTLVGGEREIEIDVAVKDPKSSKDTKPLTKEKV